DNA from Tachypleus tridentatus isolate NWPU-2018 chromosome 8, ASM421037v1, whole genome shotgun sequence:
ttcATTTGATCAGCAGAAAGTAAAGACGTTTATTAAAATTGACTTGACGTGTCTTTGTTTGTTAAATACGTGTATAAATTAAGTTTCTCAACTTACTTTTctaaatatgtgttttatatatatataaagataaaatatatttccttaACCCTTTCTGCTAGGCTGTTGTTTTCCTTACTGTCGTAGCTGGAGCATTCGGTGGCTACATTTCTGCTCCGTATGGATACCACCCCGATCCTTATTACGTAAGTATTATACTccttatataaatgtattcatatCTTTATTATTGCGTATCAGTAATTAAAGTTAAAGGAGTCATAGCATAGATTCATGTTTCACACACTGTATGAAAAACGTGATATCCGTGATAGGTCTTTAGTAACATCACTAAGAACGAACTGTCCCCATTTATCACAAAGAAGTTGATTTTACATTAAAGTTTTTACAATGTCGTTATTATTTTGTCTACTTTTATATGGTACTTCACAGAAATGTTCTGTCAGGAAATGTACTTTCAGTCTGACCCTATTTATCTTGTGCTTTCTATTGAAACGATTAAAAAAACCATACATTCATAATGTGCTTATGTAGCAATTGCCTAagtaagtaaacaaatatttcttttgtgataaagtaaaaatttaaccTGAAAACCGTAAACGTAGattgataatattttgtataaaatgaggaaattaaaacaaactttcagttgTTGTTCTCTAACGTTAAAGAAATCTGTAATCTCAACTAGCGACATCTGTTAATAATTCTTATTACTAACGATCATTTTATTCCAGGCTGCTCCTGAGCCCTATAATTTCGGCTTCCAAACCGCTGATGAGTTTGGTACTCAACTGAGCCGCCAGGAGACCGGAGATGGTAGCGGTGCTGTCACTGGAAGCTATGGTTATGCTGACGCTAATGGTATCTGGCGTCAAGTGAGATACGTTGCTGATGGCGCTGGTTTCCGTGCCGAAGTTGACACTAACGAGCCTGGAACTGATAATCAAAACCCTGCTGACGTTATCGTCTCTGCCAATCCTGCCCCTGTCGTCTACAAACATGCTCCTGTTGTCAAGCACGTGGTTCCTGCTGCACACCTCTACGCTCCTTATGCTCACCCAGTTGTAAAAGCCGTCAAATTACACTAAGGATACGGGAATCGAACTTCTCCGAGCAGTTTCAGTAATCGGCGTGTCATGGGAGAAAAGGTGAAGGTTACATTGGCTAAAGCAGCTTAAGGTCGCACAATCATCAAGAAACAGTCGCTTAGTTCTCAGCTTAAACGTCTGAAATTGAAATGATCAAAATAATGtgcatttgtttgtatttattttgctgttgttgaataaaatatttatattggtttTCTCTCACAACCTTTTGATATTGTGTAAACAAgcttacaaatgaaaatattttgaaaataaaaacaaaagctgaGAAACTGTTTTTGGGATGAAGACCTCgcctttgtttcttttcaaatttcatgTTCGCTTTTCGTACGAATGACATAACTGCTATATTCAGCCTTCAAACATTCCTCATAACTatggaaataataattatttgcgCGCACGATTGctttaatgtgtgttttattttttaagctgTCTTAAAAAATGTAGCAAGaatgttttatacatttcctCATAAAATATCACACACGTCCTATTTAATAGGCctaagtgttatatttataaataaagaaaaaattttccAAAAGGAAgtaacttcactgatggctgataTAAATCCTtcaataacaatacaaacaagatagtagggatgtcATTTGcatcattcatatataattcggCATTCAAATGGTGTATAGAATGTTAATAGAGAAAAATAGGATAAATTAAACACAATTGCGATTGGATAGTTAcgtaaaaatgttgttattttttcattcttgACTGTGCTGTAATGTAGagataatttaatgataaattcaACTTTAATAGTCTTTCGTTTTTGCTCTTCATTTGGTTCTGAAACGTCAACGGATTATGGTCATTGTAAATTTCTATAGGTTGTTGTGATACAGATACacattgaaatgttttaaaactaacactaaaaccaatgtttctttttttctacaGTGGAATCATTTTTTGGTGACAattaatttgtttagaaaaatTGCAAGGAGAGTGCTCGATACTTTTGTCATCTGATTGTAGTGAAATAGCACCAACATCACAATAACTGACATCAACAGCTAATGTGAAAGGGTTATCATAGTGGTGCGATCAACACAGGGTTAGTGCACAATAATATTCGACCTTTTCAATACCGTATTGACATGTTTCAGACCATTTGAACATTTGGATTTTGTTCAATAGCTACGTGAATGGAAAAGTGATGTTagcatttaagaaaaaaaaaaacttcctgtAATAACCAATCATTCCCaacaatatcattaaaattttCTCTTTGGTAGGAGTTGGATAATTAAATTACAGTCAACCTTGGCTTGAATTGTGGAAACTTAACCATGGCATACTACATGACCTCTGAGTAAACAATGTTGGttttacaaaggatactatttaACAAACTTCTTAAGCCTCTCAAAAATGTCACGTAATACAATAAATGTTCTTCTCAGGTGTCACTGAACATCACGGTATCATCAGCATAAATTCTAACAACTGGCAAATTGTTACATTGACTCTTCATTCACTGAAAGGTTGTTTGAGAAGTTTTCTTTTATCAAGGGTAATTAAAGGAAACATTCCTCTTGTCCGATCAGTTAGAGGAACTGTCAAGTATCCTTTAAGTGTATCACATTTTGTGATATATCTAGcttttctagttgttgttgctgttgttgtttggaattaagcacaaagctacacaataggctatctgtgctctgcccaccacgggtatcgaaacccggtttttagcgttgtaagtccgcagacataccgctgagtcactgggggcgCGTTTctagttttatcaataaaattgtctacTCTTATAATAAGATAGAAATCTGTCTTTGTCAAAGTATTTACTTTGAGAAAATCTGTATAGAATCTAACCGAATCATCAGATTTAAGAACCAGTACACAGCTTGAAGATTAATCACTTTTACTACGTTCTATAATGCCATTTACCAAcatataagatatttttaatgcGTTTTATCTGTCTTAATTGAATTCACGTGACAAGGATGTTGTTTCAGAGGACAAGTACAATTTAAATCTAGATCATGAACAGCAATGTTGGTTTGATAAGGAATGTCTTGAAATATACATTCATGTtcaactaataaattaataagttgatttttTCTCTTCGGGAAGCAATTGATTGAGTTTTGAATCATGATTGGTTAGAATATCTGAATTACTCAGTTTCATGTTGCATTCatctacaatattttcaaatttcaggATGTCTTAGTTAAAGCGACTATCATTAGTATCAGAAGAACActaaatgactaaaatattttggAACGCATTTCGGATGTGATAGAACTTGAACATATTAATATGGCACAGCTGGATATTCTTTCGACGATCAGGCGTTTTTACAACATCGTCCTGACATTCAATTTTCGAACAAACTCACATGTACCATAATGCCTGGCTTTGAGTAGATCTCTCTTAGTGAGTAACAATACTAAGCCATGTCACCAGGAAGGAACCTAAACTGTTCAGACTTGT
Protein-coding regions in this window:
- the LOC143223531 gene encoding cuticle protein 10.9-like encodes the protein MFKAVVFLTVVAGAFGGYISAPYGYHPDPYYAAPEPYNFGFQTADEFGTQLSRQETGDGSGAVTGSYGYADANGIWRQVRYVADGAGFRAEVDTNEPGTDNQNPADVIVSANPAPVVYKHAPVVKHVVPAAHLYAPYAHPVVKAVKLH